TGACTGGCATTGCAGGAGGGATTAGGAGTTGTAAAAAATATTTAACTAATGATGTTATTTTAATTATTATGGGTGATGCTTTAACTGATCTTGATTTAAGTTCTTTATATGAAGAACACATAAAAGGTAAATGTCCTGTAACCATTGGGATAAAAGAGGTTGAAGACACAAGCCAATTTGGAGTTGTTGTTACTGATAAAAATAACAAAGTCATTTCATTCCAAGAAAAACCAAAACCAAATGAAGCTAAAAGTAACCTAGCAAATACTGGAATTTATTTTTTTAGTCAAGAGATTTTAAATGAGATCCCATCTGAAAAAGAAGCTCCTAAATATGATGTAGCAACTGATCTTTTTCAGAAACTAATGGCTAAAAATATTCCAATGCAAGCTATTAATATTCATGCGTATTGGGCTGATATTGGGACTTTAAAAAATTATCGCAAGGGCATTCAAGATTCATTAGATGAGAAAGTAAAGATTGACATCAGTGCTCTTAAGACCAATTTTGGCTATAGGGAAAAAGGAGTTTCAATAAATTCAAGTGCAAGAATTAATGGAAAGGTTTACATGGCTGAAAATGTAAAAATCGAATCAAATGTAAAAATTACAGGACTAACGTACATTGAGAAAAACTGTACAATAAAAGAAAATTCTTACATTGATAATTCAATAATTTGGGCTAATTCTTATGTAGGTAGTAATGTAAAAATTATAAATAGCATTCTTGGAAATGATTGTAAGGTAAAAGAAAACACAGAAATGATTTCAAATTCTGTATGGGCACCAGAGACAATAATTGAGGGTGGTACAAAGCCAAGCATAGTATTTGGCTAGAGACGCCCCAGTGGGGCGTCTGTACATGGATGATAAATAAAGCAGTATGTTTTTAATTGGCACAATTGTAGGCGTATTTGGGAATAAGGGAGATTTAAAAATTATCCCTTTAATAAATCCATCTAATTATCTTTTACAAATTAATTCAATTTTTTTAGAAGGAGCTAATACTATTAAGCAAGAGTTTAAAGTTTTAAAATCAAAAAAACATAAAAATGTTCATCTGTTTACATTAGAGGGAATTGATAATATTGAGGTTGCTGAAAGCTTAGTAGGTTTATCTGTTTATGTTTCAACTATTGAGTTTAAAGAGCTTCAAAAAAACGAATATTACTATCATGATTTAGAAGGTTTAACTGTTTATACCGAAACTGGTGAGTTAATAGGAAAGGTAGATCATATATTAAACACAGGGCATGATATTCTTGTAATTAAAAATGAAGAAGGAAAAGAAATAATGATACCTTTTGTAGATGAAATAGTTCCAGAGGTTAATTTAAAAGAAAAAACAATAACAATAAATGCAATTAGTGGATTGGTGGAATAAAAGTGCACAATATAAGGATTAAAATCTGTGGGATAACATCAGTTTACGATGCAAGAATGGTTTGTTCATTTCCAATTCATGCTGTTGGGTTAAACTTTGTTAAAAGATCGAAAAGACGAATCAATATAAAGACAGCAAGAGAAATAATTGATAGATTACCACCGTTAGTTGAACCTGTTTTAGTTTTTCAGGATGAAAGTATAAGTGAGGTGCTTTATTTAACTCATCTTTTTGGAGTGAATACTGTTCAGTTACACGGGACAGAACCAGTTTCTTACTGTAATGAGTTGAAAAGATTTAATAAGTCTCTAAGAATAATTAAAGCTCTTCCTACGAAAGAAGCATCAGTTATACAATTAAATGCATACAAAAAAGCCTGTGATTGTTTTTTACTTGATTCATATGACAGAAAGAGTCAAATGGGCGGGACAAGAAAGCCATCTGACTGGAATATTGCGCAAGAAATAGTTTCAAAATCAAGGTTACCAATTATCCTTGCAGGAGGTTTAAATCCTTATAATATTCAAAGTGCAATTAAAAGAGTAAAACCTTTTGCAGTTGATTTAAATAGTGGTGTTGAATCACGTGTTGGAAAGAAGGACAGAAGCATGATGGAGAAATTATTTGAAGAATTGAATTCGTGATATATAATTATTCAGAATGGGACCAGCAACCTCAAAAGAAATTCGTGAGTCTTGGATTAGTTTTTTTTCTAAAGAGCATGGTCACACATATGTCAAGAGCAGCTCTTTAATACCAGACAATCCAACACTTTTATTAACAGGAGCTGGCATGGTTCAGTTTGTACCATATTTTTTAGATTTAAAAGAACCTGAATTTAAACGTGCAGCAACTATTCAAAAATGTACACGTGTTGGAGGAAAAGATTCTGATCTTGAAAATATTGGGAGAACAACAAGACATCACTCGTTTTTTGAAATGCTTGGAAATTTTAGTTTTGGAGATTATTTTAAATCTGAAGCAATTTCTTGGGCATGGGATTATGTAACAAAGATTTTAAGCTTGCCAAAGGAAAAGTTGATTGTCTCTGTTTTTAAGGGAGATAAAATAACACCTTTTGATAGTGAAGCTTATGATTTATGGAAAAAACTTGGTTTAGATGAAAGTAAAATTAAAAAACTAGGTAGGAAAGATGTGTTTTGGGGTCCTCCAGGGCCAACAGGTCCTTGTGGACCATGTTCTGAGATTTATTTTGACAGAGGGCCTGATTTTAAAGATCCAGATGAGAGATATTTAGAGATCTGGAATCTTGTTTTTATGGAATTTGAAAAAGATGAAGAAGGGAAGATTAAATTACTTGCGAAAAAAAATATAGACACAGGAGCTGGACTAGAAAGAATTGCTCTTATTTTACAGAGTAAACCAAGTACATTTGAAACAGATCTTTTAAAACCGATTCTAGACACAGTTTGTGAAATAACGAAGGGTAAATCTGATTTAAAAACAAGAATCATTACCGATCACATTCGTTGTATTTGTTTTTTAATTGCAGATGGAATAAGACCTAGCAATTTAGGACGTGGTTATGTACTCCGCATGCTAATTAGAAGAGCAGCAAGATTTGGTTACTTGCTTGGTATGAGAGAGCCATTTTTATATAAATTACCAGGAGTAGTGACAGAAAATTATTCAGTGGTTTACACTGAGCTGTTAAACATAAATTTAACTATTGAGGTAGTTAAACGAGAAGAAGAAAAGTTCTTAGAAACAATTGAACGAGGACTTGTTTATTTGGATAATTTATTTTTAAAACCAGGGAAAATAATTTCAGGAGAAGATGCTTTTAATTTATATTCTACCTATGGTTTTCCAGTTGAATTAACTATTGATATTGCAAAAGAAAAGGATAAAGAAGTTAATCTTGTAAGTTTTGAAACTGCAAAAGAAAAGCATTCAGAAGTTTCAAACAAAGATGTTTTTGCAGTTAAGTTAACAGATAAAAAAAATTATGGAGATCTTTTAAAAGAACTTGGAACTACACAATTTTTAGGATATGAAGTAGAAAGATGTGATGCAAAAGTTCTTGCAATTTTAAACTCAAGTGGAGAAAGAGTAGAAAAAATAAAAGAAGGAGAAAGTGGTGAAATTATTTTAGACAAGACTGTTTTTTATGCTGAATCTGGAGGACAAGTAGGTGATATTGGAATTATTAGAGACCAAAGACTAGAGACTATAGACCAGAGACCTAAGGTTATAGTTACTGATACACAAAAATTTGAAGGACTCTTTATGCATCATGTACAGGTAAAATCTGGAGAAATAAAAATTGGAGATAATGTTTCATGTGAAATTGACTTAGAAAGACGAACTCGCACAAAACATCACCATAGTGCTACACATCTTATGCACTCAGCACTTAGAAAGATCTTTGGAGAAACCCTTCAGCAAGCAGGTTCAGAGGTAAATTATGAAAGAACAAGATTTGATTTTACGCTTGATCGAGGAGCAAAACCAGAAGAAATTAAAATGATTGAAGACATGGTAAATAACTGGATTCAAAAAAAACTACCAGTAGAAATAAAAGAAATGTCATTTGATGATGCAATAAAAACAGGTGCTCTGGCATTTTTTGGGGATAAGTATGGTGATTTTGTAAGAGTCATAAAAATGGGGGATGAAAAAGAACTTGCAAGTGTTGAGTTTTGTGGTGGAACGCATGTAAAAAACACTAGTGAAATAGGTGAATTTAAAATAATTAAAGAAAGCTCAATTAGTGCTGGTACAAGAAGAATAGAAGCAGTTAGTGGAGAGGCACTAAGAGAGTACATGGTTAAGCAAGAAAAAGAAAGAGAATTAAAATCACAGAAAGAAAAGGAGCTAGAAGTAAAAAAGATACAAGAAGAAAAAAAAACTGCTCTTAGTTTGGAAAAATTAAAGATGCAAGAAGACAAAATACAAAAATTACCAAATGATGTTTTACTTTTTATTCCCAAGTCAGATGATTATGGATCAAATGCAATTAAAATCTATATTGAAAATAAAATTAAATCAGAGACAAAACTAGTTGCTGTAATTGTAAATGTAGAGACGTTGCTCGCAACGTCTCTAACATTTTATGTAGGCATCACAAAAGACCTTATCCAGAAAGGCTTAAAAGCCAAAGAACTTGTAAACAAAATTGCAGAGGTAACTGGTGGTCGTGGTGGCGGTCGCGATGATTTTGCACAAGCTGGTGGGAAAGATATTTCAAGAATTGAAGAAGCTTTAAAAGCTGGTCAGAAATTTATTCTACTTTTTTAAATTGTGTAGCCTTCTTATTGCCTCAAGTTCTTTTTCTTTTTGAGCTTTTTGAACTTTTCTTGCTTCCTGGATCCACGATGATAAATTAACTTTGCCATTATTGTTTCCATTTTCTTGTTCGGCAGAAGGATCTTCTTGATTGCTTAGTATTTTTTCTAATTTAGTTTTATTAAATCCGTATGGAGAATTATATGTAAGAGGCTTGGGAGGTTCATAGTTTAAGAGCCAGCTTTGAAGCCGGCTTGCTCTTCTAGTTGAATCATAAAGACCTTCTGCGTCAAATAAAAGATAGTAGTTCTCCGGATTTTCCCACTGAACTTTAGCAGGATCTATCTTGTTAATTAATTCTTCAATTAAAATGGCTGCTTGTTCTATTGTTTTAAGAAACTTGTGTAGCCTTGGAATATCCATATTTTCAGTATTAATTGCTTTTGATAGTTCAAAAGATTCTAACTTTATATCACTTGCTTTTTTAGAGAGATTACTTTGTTTTAACCTTTTTGCAAAATCTTCTAAGATTTGTGCAGCATATTCAGCTCTGTTATCAATTAGTTCCCTAACAAGTTCAGTTTCAGCTTCTTTTGGATCTTGTGGTATTTTAGGTAGCTCAACTTTTTCAATGCTTGAAGTAGGTTTGTTTTTTATTGTGTCATTTGCACTGGCTTGAGGTAATGGATGAGCTAATGCTGCACTTAATACAGCAAATGAGGCATAGCCTAATAATTTTGTTGACCTTAGCAAGATTGTTGTTAAGTATAACAGGTAAGAAATAATAATGCTAATATTTCTTTAATTTAATAAGCCCTTCTCTGTCCTTTGCTTCTCCTTGTGTTAAAGACCAAGCCCTGGAGCTATTTTTACTTTTATTCCTAAGTTCTTCACCATTTACTTCATGCCACTTGAAATCAAATAAAATATGTTTAGGATCATCATTGTAGATAGTAATTTCTCTAAATGCATTTGGGTATTGAACAACAGCAGGACAGCTGTTGTGAATTATATTTTTAATTTTGGATAATTTTGCAGCATGATAATGACCACTAAATACTGCAAGAACATTTTTATATTCTTTAATTAAATTTAAAAGCTTAGTTCTGTCTGGTTCAACAATAAAATGATCCTTACTTTTATATGGTTCAACTATTGGGAAATGAATAGCAATGATTACAAACCTATCCTTACTATTTTCTAACTCATCATGTAACCATTTAAGTTGCTTGTCATCAATTTGCCCAAGTGCTGTAACAATTTTATCTGTGGTGCCATCAAGACAAATAAATTTAAACTTTTCATTAGGCAAAAAAGAATAATAAGTAGAGACGGGGTTAACCCCGTCTCTACTAAATTTTTTAATAAATCCTTTTTTACCAAGTCCACCACCTATACTTACATCATGATTGCCAAGTAAAACATACAATGGATATTTTAATGACATAGTAATATTAATAAACTTATCTACTAAGTCTTCTTCTGGTGTGTCTACAAGATCTCCTGTAGCTAAAACAAGATCCAGATCTTTTATATTATTTATTTGTTCAACAGCACTAGTTAAAAGTTTTTCAGAGCTTCCAAGTAGTCTCTCTGCATCTTTTGCATATGAATGTTGAAGATGAATGTCAGAGATCTGGACAAAATGTAAAAGTGGTTTTAATTCCTTAGAACTTGTAAAAGAAGTAGAGAAGCAAAGAAGTAAGGAAGTAAAGAAACATGAAAATAAAAAATATTTTCTTTTTTTAGTCATAGCTTTTTCTAATCTATCATGAACTGAGGTTGGGAAGTTACGAAGTTATGAACCTTGTAACCTCGTAACCTTGTAACCTCGTAACCTTGTAACTTCGTAACTGTAATATAATTTTTATTATGAATGTTTTAGTAATTGGTGGTGGTGGAAGAGAACATGCAATTTGCTGGAAATTGCATCAAAGTCCACATGTGACTCATATATTTTGTGCTCCAGGAAATGCAGGTATTGCTGAAGTAGCAACTTGTATCCCTGTAAAGCCACACGATATTGAAAGATTAGCAGAAACTGCAATTGCACAAAAAATTGATCTAACAATTGTTGGTATGGATGAACCTTTATCTCTTGGTATTGTTGATCATTTTAAGAAGAAAGGACTTAGAATATTTGGACCTACAAAAAACGCAGCAAAATTAGAATGGTCAAAATATTTTGCAAAAGAGTTTATGCTAAAGCACAATATTCCTACAGCATCTTACGCATGTTTTGATAGCAGGGATTTTGCTATAGCTTATGCAAAATCCAAAGAGCCTCCAATTGTAGTAAAAGCAGATGGTCTTGCACTTGGTAAAGGAGTAACAGTTGCTAAATCTCTTGATGAGGCTAAAATTGCTATTCATGATTGTTTTGATGGGAAATTTGGCAGAGCAGGAAGTCTTGTAGTAATTGAAGATTTTTTAAAAGGGCAAGAAGTTTCTGTTTTTGCATTTTGTGATGGGAAAGATGCTGTTACATTAGCTACAGCTCAGGATTATAAAAGATTAGAAGATGGCGATAATGGCCCAAATACAGGTGGAATGGGAGCATATGCACCAGTCTCTTTTGTAAGCCCAGAGCTGCTTGGAAAAATAAAAGAAGAAATCATTTCTCCTACTTTAACTGGGATGGCTAGCGAAGGTAATCCATATCAAGGCATTCTTTATCTTGGACTTATGATTGATGAACATGGAAATCCAAGAGTTGTTGAGTTTAACTCAAGACTTGGAGATCCAGAAGCACAAGTTGTTTTACCTTTATTAGATGAAGATTTTTTTGAAATTTGTTTTTCAGTTACTGAAGGTGACTTAGGAAAGTATAAAGAAGGTTTACACAGATTAGGTGGTGCTGCACTTTGTGTAGTTATTGCTTCAAAAGGTTATCCTCAAAACTATGAAAAGGGTATTCCAATTGGATTTCAGAAACTTAATGAGCCAATAGAAGTTGTTAGCGGTAAAAACCCACAAACAATTGAGTCAATTTTAAAAGCCAAAGGAATTATTTTTCATGCAGGTACAGCAAGAGATACTGATGGCAGGCTTGTTTCAAATGGAGGAAGAGTATTAGGTGTTACTGCACTTGCAGACAATCTCTTAGATGCCCAAGTCCTAGCATATAAATTATGTGAAAGAATTGATTTTGAAGGGAAATATTATCGTAGGGATATTGGTGATAAAGGAATGATTTAGCTCATTTAATACTGAGATCATCTTGTGTAAAAATGTTATTTTCTCCACTGTTAAACACCTCACTATCCTCTCCACCACAACAACTATTCAGTTTTATTTCTTAAGAGGAATGTAACTACTTGTATATTACATAATGATCATCGTCTCTTCCATCACTTCCCCACAGACTACTAAAAAGTCCCTTCCTTACATAATGATCATCGTCTCTTCCATCACTTCCCCATAGACTACTAAAAAGTCCTTTCCCTGAACTACCAAAAAGCCCTCCCCCTGAACTATTAAAAAGTTCCCAAAGTGAAAGCAATGAAGTAAGAGCAGTCATCCACGAAGGACTTTCATTCTCTGGAACTCCAACAGTGGGATTTGAGTTTGTTGGAGGAGATCCAATAACAGGATCATGAGGGCTGGGTGTAATAGGCCTTTCAACTGGAAGTGTAACATCAGGAGGTCCAGAAGGCCCAGGGACAATAACAGGATCATAGGGGGGACGTGTAGTAGGCTTCTCAACTGGAAGTGTAACAGTAGGAGGTCCAGAAGGCCCAGGTCTAACAACAGGATCATAAGAGGGACGTGTAGTAGGCTTCTCAACTGGAAGTGTAACAATTCTATCTGGTGGTCCTAGTGCTTTTTTCTCTTCTATATTGTTACTAGTTGAAGTATTTCTACCAGTAGCAGTTAAAGGTATGACAGAGTCTCCATTGGGATTACGTCCATTTACAACCTGTGGAATGCCCTTCTTTGTTGTTACTGCTGCTATTGGTTGGGTGGATGTTGTAATAGATGTATGTACCATATAGTTCTCTAATTTAGTTTAATAGTAATAGACTTCTACAGTAAAACATAAACAGGTTATCTTCTTGTTAAAGGAATTAAAGGATTAGTGTAAATTAATTTTTAAATACTTTCTTGATTTATTTTATATTGAGTTTGAACTAATGCACTTTGAAGTTTGTTTTCTTCGTCTGGTTGTCCTCTTACTTTTTTAAGCTTAGCTAATAGTGCTGCTTGTTCCTCTTTAAGTTTTTTT
This DNA window, taken from Candidatus Melainabacteria bacterium, encodes the following:
- a CDS encoding metallophosphoesterase, with protein sequence MTKKRKYFLFSCFFTSLLLCFSTSFTSSKELKPLLHFVQISDIHLQHSYAKDAERLLGSSEKLLTSAVEQINNIKDLDLVLATGDLVDTPEEDLVDKFINITMSLKYPLYVLLGNHDVSIGGGLGKKGFIKKFSRDGVNPVSTYYSFLPNEKFKFICLDGTTDKIVTALGQIDDKQLKWLHDELENSKDRFVIIAIHFPIVEPYKSKDHFIVEPDRTKLLNLIKEYKNVLAVFSGHYHAAKLSKIKNIIHNSCPAVVQYPNAFREITIYNDDPKHILFDFKWHEVNGEELRNKSKNSSRAWSLTQGEAKDREGLIKLKKY
- the rimM gene encoding 16S rRNA processing protein RimM; protein product: MFLIGTIVGVFGNKGDLKIIPLINPSNYLLQINSIFLEGANTIKQEFKVLKSKKHKNVHLFTLEGIDNIEVAESLVGLSVYVSTIEFKELQKNEYYYHDLEGLTVYTETGELIGKVDHILNTGHDILVIKNEEGKEIMIPFVDEIVPEVNLKEKTITINAISGLVE
- a CDS encoding phosphoribosylanthranilate isomerase, giving the protein MHNIRIKICGITSVYDARMVCSFPIHAVGLNFVKRSKRRINIKTAREIIDRLPPLVEPVLVFQDESISEVLYLTHLFGVNTVQLHGTEPVSYCNELKRFNKSLRIIKALPTKEASVIQLNAYKKACDCFLLDSYDRKSQMGGTRKPSDWNIAQEIVSKSRLPIILAGGLNPYNIQSAIKRVKPFAVDLNSGVESRVGKKDRSMMEKLFEELNS
- the alaS gene encoding alanine--tRNA ligase, which codes for MGPATSKEIRESWISFFSKEHGHTYVKSSSLIPDNPTLLLTGAGMVQFVPYFLDLKEPEFKRAATIQKCTRVGGKDSDLENIGRTTRHHSFFEMLGNFSFGDYFKSEAISWAWDYVTKILSLPKEKLIVSVFKGDKITPFDSEAYDLWKKLGLDESKIKKLGRKDVFWGPPGPTGPCGPCSEIYFDRGPDFKDPDERYLEIWNLVFMEFEKDEEGKIKLLAKKNIDTGAGLERIALILQSKPSTFETDLLKPILDTVCEITKGKSDLKTRIITDHIRCICFLIADGIRPSNLGRGYVLRMLIRRAARFGYLLGMREPFLYKLPGVVTENYSVVYTELLNINLTIEVVKREEEKFLETIERGLVYLDNLFLKPGKIISGEDAFNLYSTYGFPVELTIDIAKEKDKEVNLVSFETAKEKHSEVSNKDVFAVKLTDKKNYGDLLKELGTTQFLGYEVERCDAKVLAILNSSGERVEKIKEGESGEIILDKTVFYAESGGQVGDIGIIRDQRLETIDQRPKVIVTDTQKFEGLFMHHVQVKSGEIKIGDNVSCEIDLERRTRTKHHHSATHLMHSALRKIFGETLQQAGSEVNYERTRFDFTLDRGAKPEEIKMIEDMVNNWIQKKLPVEIKEMSFDDAIKTGALAFFGDKYGDFVRVIKMGDEKELASVEFCGGTHVKNTSEIGEFKIIKESSISAGTRRIEAVSGEALREYMVKQEKERELKSQKEKELEVKKIQEEKKTALSLEKLKMQEDKIQKLPNDVLLFIPKSDDYGSNAIKIYIENKIKSETKLVAVIVNVETLLATSLTFYVGITKDLIQKGLKAKELVNKIAEVTGGRGGGRDDFAQAGGKDISRIEEALKAGQKFILLF
- the purD gene encoding phosphoribosylamine--glycine ligase produces the protein MNVLVIGGGGREHAICWKLHQSPHVTHIFCAPGNAGIAEVATCIPVKPHDIERLAETAIAQKIDLTIVGMDEPLSLGIVDHFKKKGLRIFGPTKNAAKLEWSKYFAKEFMLKHNIPTASYACFDSRDFAIAYAKSKEPPIVVKADGLALGKGVTVAKSLDEAKIAIHDCFDGKFGRAGSLVVIEDFLKGQEVSVFAFCDGKDAVTLATAQDYKRLEDGDNGPNTGGMGAYAPVSFVSPELLGKIKEEIISPTLTGMASEGNPYQGILYLGLMIDEHGNPRVVEFNSRLGDPEAQVVLPLLDEDFFEICFSVTEGDLGKYKEGLHRLGGAALCVVIASKGYPQNYEKGIPIGFQKLNEPIEVVSGKNPQTIESILKAKGIIFHAGTARDTDGRLVSNGGRVLGVTALADNLLDAQVLAYKLCERIDFEGKYYRRDIGDKGMI
- a CDS encoding NDP-sugar synthase, which gives rise to MNSHNQAMILAAGVGSRLDPLTTHIPKPLCPILGKPVMEHIIDLCVKHGFTNLAANTHVHANKVSDYFKDANKKFGVNLNLVYEKDLTGIAGGIRSCKKYLTNDVILIIMGDALTDLDLSSLYEEHIKGKCPVTIGIKEVEDTSQFGVVVTDKNNKVISFQEKPKPNEAKSNLANTGIYFFSQEILNEIPSEKEAPKYDVATDLFQKLMAKNIPMQAINIHAYWADIGTLKNYRKGIQDSLDEKVKIDISALKTNFGYREKGVSINSSARINGKVYMAENVKIESNVKITGLTYIEKNCTIKENSYIDNSIIWANSYVGSNVKIINSILGNDCKVKENTEMISNSVWAPETIIEGGTKPSIVFG